The uncultured Sphaerochaeta sp. genome includes a window with the following:
- the dnaE gene encoding DNA polymerase III subunit alpha produces MGQHLPMRSRLALSTAYSLLFSPVSVDELFDRLQDMQVEQVAITDRDNLYGYPVYREAAKERGISLICACLLTEKTGDLFAFVQDQRGYELLCKLISKRNLDPSFSYLPTLKKTAKGLVLATTSSAILSELAGRVADLYGAITPDSLQVITTAKRIGLPLLAVDGAFLLAESQREIHQVLRAIALHTSVGALTEHEYCQKGGILLGQKEWEQSFAPWPEAMEHAQHLRPYDPFSSSLIFPSYPVTDMGNAEEELKYRVYRGAEKRYGEINDAIMERIDYELGIINEKGFAPYFLVMHDIVLMSSRTCGRGSGAASIVSYSLFITNVDPIAHHLYFERFLSPSRQDPPDIDVDFAWDERDGIFAAVFERFGIDHCARVANHNRFRLRSAIRETARCYGLSDAQITKAEETLFMRGVDALLDPLWQTIVRIASALDRLPKEISMHCGGLVITPKEVTCYAPIFRSAEGYPLLSWEKDGTEQAGFVKIDLLGNRSLAVIRDTLGNLREEGVFLDERTWQPAEDADTIDALACGNSMGVFYIESPAMRQLQKKTGRGDFAHIVIHSSIIRPAANRYINEYVQRLKGKRWEPLHPRLAYILDETYGILCYQEDVSKTAVALAGFSQADADQLRKVIAKKAAGKRLQAFRDQFFTGCHAGGVTTAVAEQIWLMMLSFDGYSFCKPHSASYAMVSFQSAYLRVHHPAHFMAAVLTNQGGYYRPQAYISEARRMGLTIAGPDINISKITYWAEGNTLIIGLMAIAELSRKAMKRIIEERKQGGRFSTLEEASHRLSLEREDLVALVASGTFDSLAPERKRSEQLRILLTTTRTNQSYGQADLFANPLPYCKKEQLPVAVHRSFSEEELHREFSSLGFLRDHHPLVLYAHLLRSVHRIKASEIDQHVERYVTLIGYQITQKQVLTKTGESMSFVSFEDETALYETVLFPDLYNRLYPLLAGRWPLLVFGLVKSDEGALIVEVQNLRKLGS; encoded by the coding sequence ATGGGGCAGCACTTGCCCATGCGTAGTCGCCTAGCCCTAAGCACAGCCTACTCCCTTCTCTTCTCCCCTGTTTCGGTTGATGAGCTCTTCGACCGTCTACAGGACATGCAGGTTGAACAGGTTGCCATCACAGACCGTGACAACCTCTATGGGTATCCTGTCTATAGGGAAGCAGCAAAAGAGAGAGGAATCTCCCTTATCTGCGCTTGCCTGCTTACCGAGAAGACGGGAGACCTCTTTGCCTTTGTACAGGACCAAAGGGGCTATGAGTTGCTCTGCAAACTTATCAGCAAGAGGAATCTTGACCCATCCTTCTCATATCTTCCGACACTCAAGAAAACTGCAAAAGGACTTGTGTTGGCAACCACAAGCAGTGCAATCCTAAGCGAACTTGCAGGTAGAGTAGCTGACCTCTATGGCGCAATTACCCCGGATTCCCTGCAGGTCATAACCACCGCGAAGAGGATTGGCCTTCCCCTCCTCGCCGTTGATGGAGCATTCCTTCTTGCCGAAAGCCAAAGGGAAATTCACCAGGTACTCAGAGCCATTGCCCTTCATACAAGTGTGGGAGCTCTTACAGAACATGAATATTGCCAAAAGGGTGGCATCTTGCTTGGACAGAAGGAGTGGGAACAGTCCTTTGCCCCCTGGCCAGAGGCCATGGAACATGCACAGCATCTCAGACCGTATGACCCATTTTCCTCCTCCCTGATCTTTCCCTCTTATCCGGTCACTGATATGGGAAACGCAGAAGAGGAACTGAAATACCGGGTCTACCGGGGAGCAGAGAAACGCTACGGGGAAATCAATGACGCCATCATGGAACGAATCGACTATGAGCTGGGCATCATCAACGAGAAAGGATTCGCTCCCTATTTCCTGGTGATGCACGATATCGTGCTGATGAGCAGCAGGACATGCGGTAGGGGATCAGGAGCTGCCTCCATCGTCTCCTACAGTCTCTTCATCACCAATGTGGATCCCATTGCCCATCATCTGTACTTTGAACGATTTCTCTCCCCTTCCCGCCAGGATCCCCCGGACATCGATGTTGACTTTGCCTGGGATGAGAGAGACGGGATTTTTGCTGCAGTCTTTGAACGCTTTGGCATTGATCATTGTGCAAGGGTGGCCAACCACAACCGGTTCCGCCTGCGTTCGGCCATTCGCGAAACAGCCCGTTGCTATGGGCTGAGTGACGCACAGATCACCAAGGCAGAAGAGACATTGTTCATGAGGGGGGTCGATGCACTGCTTGACCCCCTGTGGCAGACCATCGTCCGTATAGCATCAGCCCTTGACCGACTTCCCAAAGAGATATCCATGCACTGCGGGGGGTTGGTCATCACACCCAAGGAAGTAACGTGTTATGCCCCGATCTTCCGCTCAGCTGAAGGATATCCCCTGCTGAGCTGGGAGAAGGATGGAACAGAGCAGGCTGGCTTTGTAAAGATCGACCTCCTGGGCAACCGATCCCTTGCAGTCATTCGTGACACCTTGGGAAACCTGCGGGAAGAGGGAGTATTCCTTGATGAGCGAACCTGGCAACCTGCAGAAGATGCTGATACGATCGATGCACTTGCCTGTGGGAACTCAATGGGTGTCTTCTACATTGAATCCCCTGCAATGAGACAGTTGCAGAAGAAAACAGGACGAGGGGATTTTGCCCATATTGTCATCCATTCCTCCATTATACGGCCTGCAGCAAACAGGTACATCAATGAGTATGTGCAACGCTTGAAAGGCAAACGGTGGGAACCCCTCCATCCCAGGCTTGCCTATATCCTCGATGAGACCTATGGAATACTTTGTTACCAGGAAGATGTATCCAAGACAGCCGTTGCCCTGGCAGGGTTTTCCCAAGCTGATGCCGACCAACTTCGCAAGGTCATCGCAAAGAAAGCAGCAGGAAAACGGTTGCAGGCATTCAGGGACCAGTTTTTTACAGGTTGCCATGCTGGTGGGGTAACCACTGCTGTTGCTGAACAGATCTGGCTGATGATGCTCTCCTTCGATGGCTACTCCTTTTGCAAGCCCCACTCGGCAAGCTATGCCATGGTATCCTTCCAAAGTGCATACCTCCGTGTCCATCACCCGGCCCATTTCATGGCTGCCGTATTGACCAACCAAGGGGGATATTACCGACCACAGGCGTACATCAGTGAGGCAAGAAGAATGGGCCTGACTATAGCCGGCCCCGATATCAATATCAGCAAGATTACGTACTGGGCAGAAGGAAACACCCTGATTATCGGCCTTATGGCCATCGCTGAACTCAGCAGAAAGGCTATGAAGCGAATTATCGAGGAACGAAAACAAGGGGGGCGGTTCTCCACCCTGGAAGAGGCTTCCCACCGCCTCTCACTGGAAAGGGAGGACCTTGTTGCCCTGGTAGCCTCTGGCACGTTTGACTCATTGGCACCTGAGAGAAAACGAAGTGAACAGCTCAGGATCCTGCTAACCACCACACGTACTAATCAATCCTATGGACAGGCAGACCTGTTTGCCAACCCTCTCCCCTATTGCAAGAAAGAACAGCTTCCTGTTGCCGTACATCGCTCTTTCAGTGAAGAAGAGCTCCACCGGGAGTTTTCATCCTTGGGCTTCCTCAGGGATCATCATCCCCTGGTCCTCTACGCACACCTCCTGAGATCAGTTCACCGGATCAAGGCCTCAGAGATCGACCAGCATGTAGAGCGATATGTCACACTTATCGGCTACCAGATAACCCAGAAGCAGGTATTGACCAAGACGGGAGAAAGCATGAGCTTTGTCTCCTTTGAGGATGAGACAGCACTCTATGAGACAGTACTATTCCCTGATCTCTACAATCGTCTCTACCCATTGCTGGCAGGTCGTTGGCCGCTACTGGTCTTCGGCTTGGTAAAGAGTGATGAAGGGGCCCTGATCGTGGAGGTTCAGAACCTGAGAAAACTGGGATCCTAG
- a CDS encoding DNA polymerase gives MQRAGASIIHINVTDFAAAVEVAKNPSLADTPFVVALEGSARTVVLTPSHRAWEEGVRAGMPLRFAKQMIPSLKVLPWDNRSTAKADAAITSIAQEYSPSIQCDRGGHIYLDMQGTTRLFGPVVDSAVQIQGEIRKKLNLEASVAVASNKLVAKVGTRTTRPAGLIQVREGDEASFLAWQDVSLLSGVGSATARLLSVAGITTIGQIAALGDEQVMAFLGKRGLALRDAARGLDNSPLQNGLPEKRIVQRKINFAEPILEMDALKAAVFAAGEDAALAMRAAGLGSAKIHIALLYSDGRRSEASHRTKGQWFYDHEIALVAWKVAQLAVSRRVRILSCSLSLGELSPLAPTLDLFLPDAQHRSDSLQQAVDRMRHKFGPGILTHGAALAHA, from the coding sequence ATGCAAAGAGCAGGTGCAAGCATCATCCATATCAATGTAACCGACTTTGCAGCAGCAGTAGAGGTTGCAAAGAATCCAAGTCTTGCTGACACCCCCTTTGTGGTCGCCCTTGAGGGATCAGCAAGGACTGTGGTGCTCACCCCATCCCACCGAGCGTGGGAAGAGGGAGTACGGGCAGGAATGCCCCTCCGCTTTGCAAAGCAGATGATCCCCTCCCTGAAGGTGCTTCCTTGGGACAATCGGAGCACGGCGAAAGCTGATGCAGCAATCACCTCCATCGCACAGGAGTATTCTCCCAGCATTCAGTGCGACCGGGGAGGACATATCTATCTGGACATGCAGGGTACCACCCGCCTCTTTGGCCCGGTGGTGGATAGCGCGGTACAGATCCAGGGCGAGATCAGGAAGAAGCTGAATCTAGAGGCCTCTGTGGCAGTTGCTTCCAATAAACTGGTTGCAAAGGTGGGTACCCGTACCACCCGACCTGCCGGACTTATCCAGGTCAGGGAGGGTGACGAGGCCTCATTCCTTGCTTGGCAGGATGTTTCCTTGCTCAGTGGTGTGGGCTCTGCCACTGCACGGCTACTCTCTGTTGCAGGTATCACAACAATTGGCCAGATAGCTGCTCTTGGGGATGAGCAGGTGATGGCCTTCCTGGGAAAACGAGGTCTTGCCCTCCGTGATGCCGCCCGTGGACTGGATAACAGCCCACTACAAAACGGATTGCCGGAGAAGCGGATTGTACAGAGGAAAATCAACTTTGCTGAACCAATCCTTGAGATGGATGCTCTCAAGGCCGCTGTATTTGCAGCTGGTGAGGATGCTGCCTTGGCTATGCGAGCTGCAGGACTTGGTTCGGCAAAGATCCACATAGCGTTGCTCTACAGTGATGGAAGAAGAAGTGAAGCTTCCCACCGTACCAAGGGACAATGGTTCTATGACCATGAAATAGCCCTTGTCGCTTGGAAGGTTGCACAGCTGGCAGTAAGTCGGAGGGTACGTATTCTCTCTTGCTCTCTCTCCCTAGGTGAACTCTCTCCACTCGCCCCGACCCTGGACCTCTTTCTTCCCGATGCACAGCACCGCTCTGATTCCCTGCAACAGGCAGTTGACCGAATGCGCCATAAGTTTGGTCCTGGCATCCTGACCCATGGGGCAGCACTTGCCCATGCGTAG
- a CDS encoding DUF72 domain-containing protein: MSIVLIGTSGYSYNEWIGPVYAPGTRQEEFLAHYAQRFPTVELNFSYYRMPEAAQLAAMHGCAPSLQFSIKAHQSLTHTIDPSSWREQALLFSHALEPLAENQVLSAVLLQFPYSFHYEVTERKYLDSLLRSFSPFPLAIEFRNSSWYNNRTLDSLRERNIALASLDLPSVKGNPPMMDVKTSSSLAYIRLHGRNEETWWGSDSASRYDYLYSEKELTSLLGRIQSFTTHAQKVLIYFNNHRRGQAVANALTLYQLAVGGKVCKEQVQASSISM, encoded by the coding sequence ATGAGTATTGTTTTGATTGGAACTTCAGGCTACAGCTATAACGAGTGGATAGGACCAGTGTATGCACCAGGAACGAGACAAGAAGAGTTCCTTGCCCACTATGCCCAACGCTTTCCCACCGTGGAGCTGAACTTCAGTTACTACCGCATGCCCGAGGCCGCGCAGCTAGCAGCAATGCACGGTTGTGCTCCATCCCTCCAGTTTTCCATCAAGGCCCACCAGAGCCTCACCCATACCATTGATCCTTCTTCGTGGAGGGAGCAGGCACTCCTGTTCTCCCATGCTCTTGAACCGCTGGCGGAAAACCAGGTGCTCAGTGCCGTTCTCCTGCAATTCCCCTACTCGTTCCACTATGAAGTGACAGAGCGAAAATATCTGGACTCACTCCTAAGATCATTCTCCCCGTTCCCGCTTGCCATCGAGTTCAGGAACAGCAGCTGGTACAACAACCGCACGCTCGACTCACTACGAGAGAGAAATATTGCCCTTGCTTCCCTTGACCTCCCCTCGGTGAAAGGCAACCCACCGATGATGGATGTTAAAACCAGCAGCTCACTGGCATATATCAGGCTTCATGGAAGGAATGAGGAGACATGGTGGGGATCGGACAGTGCAAGCCGCTACGACTATCTCTACAGTGAGAAAGAGCTTACCAGCCTGCTTGGGCGTATCCAGTCATTTACCACACATGCACAGAAGGTGCTCATCTACTTCAACAACCATAGAAGGGGTCAGGCAGTAGCCAATGCACTGACGCTATACCAGTTGGCAGTGGGAGGCAAGGTATGCAAAGAGCAGGTGCAAGCATCATCCATATCAATGTAA
- a CDS encoding HAD-IIB family hydrolase, with protein sequence MRTYAGIVFCDVDGTILPHGEREVSSDFFALVEEARQADFLVCISSGRFHEALLPLFSPVSSKVVFSASNGCRVLYQGTELFPNHGIDRPLAEQITSSLHAWGATALISTTDAICLPTVAREQLKAKSYLAKGYTRFFDTFSEVPGDVLQITAVCDGNLPTVLAKSREAWGSAFHVVTTGKEMFDICPTSKGISLRAISEHFSVPITHTYAFGDDENDIPMLEAAGKGYIMGNAHQGVKDREFEHCHDLIGTIRKILAKEIEKC encoded by the coding sequence GTGCGCACATATGCCGGTATTGTTTTCTGTGATGTGGATGGAACGATTCTTCCCCATGGGGAGAGAGAAGTCTCATCGGATTTCTTTGCCTTGGTAGAAGAAGCAAGGCAGGCTGATTTCCTGGTCTGTATCTCCAGCGGGCGATTCCATGAGGCGCTCCTTCCCCTCTTCTCTCCAGTCTCTTCCAAGGTGGTCTTTTCTGCTTCCAATGGGTGCCGGGTGCTGTACCAGGGAACTGAACTCTTTCCCAATCATGGTATAGACCGTCCCTTGGCTGAACAGATAACCTCTTCACTGCATGCCTGGGGGGCAACGGCGCTTATCTCAACGACAGATGCCATCTGTCTCCCTACGGTAGCCCGCGAACAGCTGAAGGCAAAGAGCTATCTGGCAAAAGGATATACAAGATTCTTTGACACATTCAGCGAAGTCCCAGGAGATGTACTGCAGATCACAGCTGTATGTGATGGAAATCTCCCCACAGTCCTGGCAAAAAGCCGGGAGGCTTGGGGCTCTGCCTTTCATGTGGTTACCACTGGCAAGGAGATGTTTGACATCTGTCCTACCTCGAAGGGAATCTCACTGAGAGCAATCAGTGAACACTTCTCAGTTCCCATCACCCATACCTATGCCTTTGGTGATGATGAGAATGACATTCCCATGCTTGAGGCTGCAGGCAAAGGGTATATCATGGGAAATGCACACCAAGGAGTGAAGGACAGGGAGTTTGAACACTGCCACGATTTGATCGGGACAATCAGGAAAATACTCGCAAAGGAAATTGAGAAATGCTAG
- a CDS encoding PAS domain-containing protein, with amino-acid sequence MNVPISATQGQYALTTFGVAVFLLGLLILITVIVIMQKRKSRTLQTQETSFQHTSALLHYVIEHSRYAIAVHDTELRYLYVSKKYCEEYHIPDGNAIIGKHHYEVFPGLPEKWKLAHQRALHGEVVTGDDDVYIHEDGSVDYTRWECRPWYRESGKIGGIIVYTELLTQQKRMASELQEAHDYLDALLMDSNSPILVWDASFTITRTNHSFASLLGLPISDIVGKNVGSVLNSLGKGELKRLENRLETEHSLSNVEIHLTTIEGEVRTILWNAGPIFDPIDGSLVATIAQGLDITERTAIEQQNKEQLEELRRWYEVMSQREERIMDLKREVNALLKEIGRPERYSSVEEEGNA; translated from the coding sequence TTGAACGTTCCTATCAGTGCAACCCAAGGGCAATATGCTCTCACTACTTTTGGTGTGGCAGTATTCCTTTTAGGACTGCTTATCCTTATCACGGTCATCGTAATCATGCAAAAACGTAAATCAAGAACGCTCCAGACGCAGGAAACCTCGTTTCAACACACATCAGCATTGCTTCACTATGTAATAGAGCATTCACGCTATGCAATAGCAGTCCACGATACAGAGCTACGGTATCTCTACGTCAGCAAGAAATATTGTGAGGAGTATCATATTCCTGATGGGAACGCAATTATTGGAAAACACCATTACGAAGTATTTCCGGGTCTCCCTGAGAAGTGGAAGCTTGCTCACCAGCGTGCGCTCCATGGCGAAGTTGTTACCGGGGATGATGATGTGTATATCCATGAGGACGGGAGTGTGGACTACACCCGTTGGGAGTGTCGACCCTGGTATAGGGAATCAGGAAAAATTGGGGGGATTATCGTCTATACCGAGCTGCTTACCCAACAGAAGCGAATGGCCTCGGAACTACAAGAGGCCCATGACTATCTCGATGCCCTGCTTATGGATTCAAACAGCCCTATCCTTGTCTGGGATGCTTCATTCACCATTACCAGGACCAACCACTCCTTTGCATCTTTGTTGGGCCTTCCAATAAGCGATATTGTAGGAAAGAATGTGGGATCTGTCTTGAATTCACTGGGAAAGGGAGAACTTAAACGGTTGGAAAACCGTTTGGAAACGGAACACAGTCTCTCCAATGTTGAGATTCATTTGACAACCATTGAAGGAGAAGTGCGGACCATTCTCTGGAATGCAGGGCCCATCTTTGACCCGATTGATGGTTCTCTCGTGGCTACCATTGCCCAAGGGCTGGATATTACTGAGCGAACAGCAATTGAGCAACAAAACAAGGAACAGCTGGAAGAGCTGAGGCGGTGGTATGAGGTGATGAGCCAGAGGGAAGAGCGGATCATGGATCTGAAGCGAGAAGTCAACGCTCTTCTCAAGGAAATCGGACGGCCAGAGCGGTACTCCTCAGTGGAAGAGGAGGGTAATGCATGA
- a CDS encoding HD domain-containing phosphohydrolase, translated as MNTRRLILLSMLLLLTSMLFAADPSFLSTLSENERTLLAQQAPLSVLVDPAWEPLEYLDKNGMPTGLSFAYLQSVSSLSGLTFIPVEGTSWQDAYEKLLSGEIAMTGSISKTEEREATLRFSEPYLTVPLAIIAGEQVGYIGSLAELEGKKVAVISNYAAQEWLSRDYPNLTLVEVSTVEEGLILVAKGECFALVENLLVANHYRSKLGLSRKVKVVGTTAYMNSLSIAVHEDYASILPIINKALQTIDSETRERLYRTYLPLQYEKTVQSTTIYLIIGIALFVAASLGFWILKLSKEVRRRKVAERELADSEIKFKQLFSNAPLPMVLLTQEGTVVSANEAWSTTFEFKPGEIEDVDTWYEKVYPDPTYREKARESWEEAVEQSIITHSRHIDSKEFTLVTATGTVLEMEISGAFLDRFLLITFFDITERISSMRSLQALQRQTEQGRKIILNALEDQRIAQQSLAQSKATLDAAINSMIDAVFIIDTESRFILVNHSFLHYYRFSKRSECPDNLRAFSSLFEAYDSQGNLLEQQRWAGLQALSGKAGDTEYTVVKKQSGEQWTGSYSFAPIRDEHDVLLGAVVVCRDVTEIRENQKRLIYQRNHDYLTGLYSRVYFESKLKRLEHAGSFTLALVDINGLKLINDSFGHEVGDSMLKATAQILRMCSNDETTIARYGGDEFVFLLAGDSVQEVESLLSCIEERSKEIRIESFRLSLSSGYAVRDVGDENLHETLKRAEDNLQRNKIYESASAKNKSIGLVINSLFAKSPRELQHSRRVSALSVFLAQQLQLPESEVKRIRIAALLHDIGKIGINESILNKPAMLDQNEWEAVKRHPEIGYRILSASAEYRDLSLSVLEHHEMWNGSGYPRGLKGEAISLPARIISVADSYDAMTSERSYKKPLPQEVAIAEIKRCSGTMFDPSVVSVFLSSINHFSVGDNESTEESMLF; from the coding sequence ATGAATACCCGGCGCTTGATATTGCTCAGTATGCTTCTCCTGCTCACCTCAATGCTTTTTGCCGCTGATCCCTCCTTCCTCTCTACCTTGAGTGAAAATGAACGTACTTTGCTTGCACAACAAGCTCCTCTCTCTGTCTTGGTCGATCCTGCGTGGGAACCTCTTGAGTACCTGGACAAGAATGGCATGCCTACAGGCCTGAGTTTTGCATATCTACAAAGTGTCAGCTCTCTCAGTGGACTGACCTTCATTCCTGTCGAAGGGACTTCCTGGCAGGATGCATATGAGAAGTTACTCAGTGGTGAAATTGCCATGACCGGAAGCATCAGCAAAACAGAAGAGCGAGAGGCAACATTGCGTTTCAGTGAACCATACCTGACCGTGCCTCTTGCAATCATTGCTGGAGAACAGGTCGGGTATATCGGTAGTCTGGCTGAGCTTGAAGGGAAGAAGGTTGCAGTAATTTCCAATTATGCAGCCCAGGAGTGGTTGTCCAGGGATTACCCGAATCTGACCTTGGTTGAAGTATCTACCGTTGAAGAAGGCCTCATCCTCGTTGCAAAGGGAGAGTGTTTTGCCTTGGTGGAAAACCTGTTGGTTGCCAACCATTATCGGTCCAAACTTGGGCTATCCAGAAAAGTAAAGGTAGTGGGTACCACTGCCTACATGAACTCCCTCTCTATTGCTGTTCATGAGGACTATGCATCTATTCTTCCTATTATCAACAAGGCTCTCCAAACAATTGACAGTGAGACAAGGGAGCGATTATATCGGACATACCTGCCTTTGCAGTATGAGAAAACTGTACAGAGTACCACTATTTATCTGATTATTGGCATAGCATTGTTTGTCGCTGCATCTCTGGGGTTCTGGATATTGAAACTCAGCAAGGAAGTAAGAAGAAGGAAGGTTGCAGAAAGAGAATTGGCAGACAGTGAAATAAAATTCAAGCAATTATTCTCCAATGCCCCCCTGCCCATGGTACTCCTTACCCAGGAGGGTACGGTAGTTTCTGCAAATGAAGCATGGAGTACCACATTTGAATTCAAGCCTGGTGAGATAGAGGATGTCGACACATGGTATGAGAAGGTTTACCCTGACCCAACATACCGAGAAAAAGCAAGAGAATCCTGGGAAGAGGCTGTTGAACAGTCCATAATCACGCATTCTAGACATATCGATTCAAAAGAATTTACCTTGGTTACAGCTACTGGTACTGTGTTGGAGATGGAAATCAGTGGGGCATTTCTGGACCGTTTTCTCCTTATTACCTTTTTTGATATCACTGAGAGAATTTCCTCCATGCGTTCACTACAAGCATTGCAGAGGCAGACTGAACAAGGGAGAAAAATTATTCTCAACGCGCTTGAGGATCAGAGAATTGCTCAGCAGTCGCTTGCCCAAAGCAAAGCCACCCTTGATGCAGCAATCAACAGTATGATTGATGCAGTGTTTATCATAGACACTGAAAGTCGTTTCATCCTGGTTAACCATTCATTTTTGCACTACTACCGGTTCTCAAAGCGTTCAGAATGTCCTGATAACCTGCGCGCATTTTCTTCTCTGTTCGAAGCCTATGACAGTCAGGGGAATCTGCTGGAGCAACAGAGGTGGGCGGGCTTACAGGCACTCTCCGGGAAAGCAGGGGACACAGAGTATACAGTAGTAAAGAAACAATCAGGAGAACAATGGACAGGTAGCTACAGTTTTGCTCCTATTCGTGATGAACACGATGTATTGCTTGGAGCTGTTGTGGTTTGTCGAGATGTAACGGAAATTCGTGAGAACCAAAAAAGACTGATCTATCAGAGAAACCACGATTATCTCACTGGTTTGTATAGTAGAGTCTATTTCGAGAGTAAGTTGAAAAGGCTTGAACATGCGGGATCATTCACCCTAGCATTGGTTGATATCAATGGGCTGAAACTTATCAATGACAGTTTTGGGCATGAGGTGGGGGACTCAATGCTTAAAGCTACAGCCCAGATACTCAGGATGTGCAGTAATGATGAGACAACCATTGCACGATACGGTGGTGACGAGTTTGTCTTCCTCCTTGCAGGGGATTCTGTACAGGAAGTGGAGTCCCTGTTGTCCTGTATCGAAGAGCGATCCAAGGAGATTCGTATCGAGAGCTTCAGGCTTTCTCTCTCCTCTGGGTATGCTGTCAGAGATGTAGGGGATGAAAACTTGCATGAGACACTCAAGCGCGCTGAGGATAACCTGCAACGGAATAAGATTTACGAGAGTGCGAGTGCAAAGAATAAATCCATAGGATTGGTTATCAATTCCCTGTTTGCAAAAAGTCCCCGTGAGTTGCAACATTCAAGGCGGGTAAGTGCACTATCTGTTTTCCTCGCTCAACAGTTGCAACTTCCTGAGAGTGAGGTCAAGCGTATCCGCATTGCTGCCCTGTTGCATGATATTGGAAAGATTGGGATCAATGAATCTATCCTCAACAAGCCAGCCATGCTTGATCAAAATGAATGGGAAGCAGTAAAGCGACATCCTGAGATTGGGTATCGAATTCTCTCTGCTTCAGCGGAGTATAGGGATCTATCCTTGTCAGTACTGGAACATCATGAGATGTGGAACGGAAGTGGATATCCAAGGGGATTGAAAGGTGAAGCTATCAGCTTACCTGCCAGGATTATCAGTGTCGCGGACAGTTACGATGCAATGACCAGTGAACGGTCATACAAGAAGCCATTGCCACAGGAAGTAGCAATTGCAGAGATCAAGCGTTGCAGTGGTACTATGTTCGACCCTTCAGTTGTTTCTGTGTTTCTCTCCTCAATCAACCATTTTTCTGTAGGGGATAATGAATCAACAGAAGAGAGTATGCTCTTTTGA
- a CDS encoding sugar ABC transporter permease has translation MKSLHRQKVLKENLSSYMFLVPWLLGFFVLTLYPMCYSLYLSFTQFNIRTPPEWIGLRNYLVMFAGTDILPRDDRFVNSMIVTFKFVFISVPLKLVFALAVAMLMNKKLKLIPLYRALYYIPTLLGGSVAIAVLWRRLFAGDGVLNMILERTLGLEMLPAWISNPKYALYTLILLAIWQFGSPMIIFLAGLQQIPKEFYEASSVDGAGKIRQFFSITLPSLSPIIFFNFVMQMISAFQSFTQAFIVSGGSGGPLDSTMFYSLYLYIKGFGFAEMGYAAAMAWVLLIIIAGLTALSFRFSGTLVSYGTGE, from the coding sequence ATGAAGAGTTTGCATAGACAGAAAGTCCTGAAAGAGAACCTCAGTTCCTATATGTTTCTGGTACCTTGGTTGCTGGGATTTTTTGTCCTTACCCTGTATCCGATGTGTTATTCGCTTTACCTTTCCTTTACCCAGTTCAATATCCGCACACCTCCAGAATGGATTGGGCTGAGGAATTATCTGGTCATGTTTGCAGGAACCGATATTCTTCCTCGTGATGATCGCTTCGTAAATTCGATGATCGTTACGTTCAAGTTTGTATTCATCTCTGTTCCCTTGAAGCTGGTGTTCGCATTGGCTGTAGCCATGCTTATGAACAAGAAGCTCAAGTTGATCCCTCTCTACCGTGCGCTTTACTATATTCCAACCCTCCTGGGTGGAAGTGTCGCCATAGCAGTCCTATGGAGACGACTTTTTGCTGGAGACGGGGTGTTGAACATGATTCTGGAAAGAACTCTGGGACTTGAGATGCTTCCTGCCTGGATATCGAATCCAAAGTATGCACTCTATACCTTGATTCTTCTTGCAATTTGGCAGTTTGGTTCACCCATGATCATATTCCTTGCAGGATTGCAACAAATACCCAAGGAGTTCTATGAAGCTTCCAGTGTAGATGGGGCAGGGAAGATCCGACAGTTTTTCTCCATTACTCTTCCTTCACTATCTCCAATCATCTTTTTCAATTTCGTCATGCAAATGATCAGTGCATTCCAATCATTTACTCAAGCCTTTATTGTCAGCGGAGGTTCTGGAGGTCCTCTTGACTCAACGATGTTCTACAGCCTGTATCTGTATATCAAGGGATTTGGGTTTGCTGAAATGGGTTATGCGGCGGCAATGGCTTGGGTCTTGCTTATTATTATCGCTGGGCTTACTGCCCTTTCGTTCAGATTCTCGGGTACCTTGGTATCCTATGGAACAGGGGAGTAG